The Archocentrus centrarchus isolate MPI-CPG fArcCen1 unplaced genomic scaffold, fArcCen1 scaffold_37_ctg1, whole genome shotgun sequence genome includes the window tgtgtgtgtgtgtgtgtgtgtgtgtgtgtgtgtgtgtgtgtgtgtgtgtgtgtgtatgcgtccCAGGTTAGTCAGGTGATGCTAGGATTGCTGGGGATGTCCTACTCCATTCCTCTGCACTGCATCGAGTTCACTGAGGTGGTTGCCCTGGGAGTTCCTTGGTGGAGCGGCCTAatggtgagcctgtgtgtgtgtgtgtgtgtgtgtgtgtgtgtgtgtgtgtgtgtgtgtgtgtgtgtgtgtgtgtgtgtgtgtgtgtgtgtgtgtgtgtgtgtgtgtgtgtaatagaaGTATATTAATAAATGTGTCTTCCTGCTTGTAGTTCATCACAGCAGGAGCAGTTGCTATCTTCTTGGACAAACACTGCACCATGAAGATTGTAAGTCTCTTCTAAAACTTACggaaactttattttttcagctaACTTGAAAACAACTGAACAACAACTCAGGATCACCATTTAGAAAAAGCACaaggaatgcaaaaaaaaaaaaatcacaaacacaaaatgccaCAAATGCTCACATTAATACAACTTTTGTGCCGTGCTTGTTTAGAAAGTGAAATTTGTTTTGTCAGCTGCAGGTGTGTCTCATGGTGAGCATGGCGTCTGTTGTGCTGTCAGTGGTGGCTGTGATCATCTACTCTGTGGACATGGACAGGAATCCCGAGGAGCCCTGCCTCCAAACAAGCCATGACATCTGTGGAGACAAGCACTATGCCTCGGTGGGTATCTGCTTCGTGTTATGTAACCCGGGCATCTTTTTGTAcctgttttgctgttttctgtctctctggagTCGCCCTCTCTTTCTTTGTACCTAGTTTTCTACTGCGCtatatctcagctgtcataggtcgAAAGGCAAGACACAACCATTCAGTCCACATTCACATTCTCTGtagtcatttattattattattacagcagTTTGTCCTGTGCCTCTGTAGTCATTGTTGTTCTTCTTGTAGA containing:
- the tmem176 gene encoding transmembrane protein 176 isoform X1; translated protein: MAVSVSRDLSVQVLEDLNVVKLTDIQQVLRAAIQKGEPKCLGVSQVMLGLLGMSYSIPLHCIEFTEVVALGVPWWSGLMFITAGAVAIFLDKHCTMKILQVCLMVSMASVVLSVVAVIIYSVDMDRNPEEPCLQTSHDICGDKHYASRLSRGVKSTLLLFTLAQAVIAAILSFLLFRQRRSFVPYTSLTHPVPPSPTVLITPDLN
- the tmem176 gene encoding transmembrane protein 176 isoform X2, which produces MAVSVSRDLSVQVLEDLNVVKLTDIQQVLRAAIQKGEPKCLGVSQVMLGLLGMSYSIPLHCIEFTEVVALGVPWWSGLMFITAGAVAIFLDKHCTMKIVCLMVSMASVVLSVVAVIIYSVDMDRNPEEPCLQTSHDICGDKHYASRLSRGVKSTLLLFTLAQAVIAAILSFLLFRQRRSFVPYTSLTHPVPPSPTVLITPDLN